gagctgcagcgtggctgGAATGTGTCACAccggcccccgctgccgactggtgtggggagcctgcggcCCCGCGAGGGACATGCACGGCATGCCGACCTGCAtgatggaggcggctgtgaggcgacctgcgacgcGCGGGTGCCGGGCCGCGCTCGAGGGagaggccgtgctccgatggctgcgccggcgcactgctgcgctgcgtgcctaGGGGCTGCGTGAAGTCTCGTTTCCGTTGTAGGGCTGAAAGTGGGCATGTTGGAGAAAATGTTATGTTGTTTTGTTCCCcgctttttgttttcctgcGTCAACGacgcgtctctcttttttttttgttggaTGCGCTGAGGCGGTACgctgcgcccccccccccccccctcctcctctctcctcctctctctctcgtctaCTTCTTCGTCGTCGGTCGGTCGACGTAGGTAGACGACTAACTAACGAGACGTCGTANNNNNNNNNNNNNNNNNNNNNNNNNNNNNNNNNNNNNNNNNNNNNNNNNNNNNNNNNNNNNNNNNNNNNNNNNNNNNNNNNNNNNNNNNNNNNNNNNNNNNNNNNNNNNNNNNNNNNNNNNNNNNNNNNNNNNNNNNNNNNNNNNNNNNNNNNNNNNNNNNNNNNNNGTTTGTTTTCGTTCCGTTTCGTTTTCGTTTCGTTCGTCGTACGAACGAcgcgtctctttcttttttgtttggtTAGTGCGCTCGAGGCGGTAcgctcgcccccccccccccccccccgcttaCCTCATCACCCTCTTCTGCCTCTGCATTTTCTGTGCGGTGCCAGGTGAGCATAACAGAGCTGACTCTTACCTCGTTCTTTCTATCTCTGGCTCGTGAGGTCGCAGAACGGGGTGGTATGCTGGCGTGTGAGCGGTTACACCCTCATAGTACAGGCCTACACATGCAGACACGCCCTTGTACACACAGACCCACGCTTTGAagctcttttttttggggtGGTGTCATGGGAGGGAGGTTAGTAGTCTTTTGCACTTGGAGTGCCCACCGTGCTTTTTGGCGCACTGATAGGCCCCCCTTCTGTACCGGATACTTCAGCTTGGATGTCGCCCATCTGTTGAGCATTCGTGAACAGGTGACCTTTCAAAATCATCAACTGCATGAAAACAGGAGGGTCTCTCATGATCTCGCCACgcattttttcccctcttcttcctcttctcttttccgctTTTTCGTTCATGACGGCTGCCGGTCCCCGTGTCGACTTGACACACGGAAAAGGAAACAGGCGGAATTTGCCGCCATCTCCACATAGTTTGCTGGTACGAGGGCTCTACAGGAAGTTTGAGCAAAGGTGATGCGACATTGCATTCGTTTCTTGTATGTGTCGAGAAGCGGTGCTATGTCTGGCATCGCGCTTCCACCTGCAGTGCTGGGGGCGAGCGTTAGCTCGACTGTCAAGCTCTACGAGCGATGCCTCAACCCGATGACCTCACCAGGCGATGTGGCACACttagcagcagctctgcttCCTGCCATCAGTAGAGGAGAGCTTGCACTGCACCAACAGGTTCAGCTACTGCGCATCCTCGCTGCACGCTCGATTCGGAACGAGGATGTCATTCTGAAGTGTCTGTGGACTGTTTTCAAATCCCCCTCGCCCACTGACGATGACGTTTCCTCAGAGGCTTCCAATACGATGCGGTGCTCTTCACTGTCCGAGCTATCCGCGCACACGACTGGCGCCTTCCAAGTAATGGCGGAGCAACGGTTTCTTAACGACCCGCAGATGACGGTCGTGGCGCTTGGCCGCTGTGTGGAGTTAATCCCCTACGCGAGTTTGGATGGGCTGCGGTGCATTTACCGCGGTTTGCGCGCCATGAACCACGTGTTCTTCAGCGtcgcggaggtggcgcatcacagcagcgaggtgaCAGAGAAGATGACGACGAAAGAATTTTACGAGACAGCGGGCGTACCCGATGAGGAGACTTTGCGACACCAACCGAATTTGGTTGATGTGCTTTGCGGTGAAGTGGAGCTACAACTGCGACGCCTGTGCGACACCTTTGCACAGGCAGGGCCCGGGCCGTTCAGGGTAAGCCACACCTTACCTACTCCGATTGCGGCAGGGCCGTCGTTCACCCCTTCGGCTGTGCGAGACACTCACGAGGCACAGTGGTTCTTGGATGTGCTGGAGGCTCTCGCCGTGGTGGGGGTGCTGCACGCCGGTACACTGGACAGCTTAAGCGCCCTCCTCAGTCGTTATCGCACCGAGTCCTCTGCCAGCTTTTTCATTAGGGCGCTAACTCACGCCACGCGCATCGAGGAACGGGTGGTGGACCCCTTGACGTACGAAGAATCAGCCGCGGTGCGCGATGCGCGTCGACATCTCACGCTGTATCTCAGCGAAGAGATACAGCAGGTGCACGGCGTCCATGGGTACCTGCGACGGCACCCCCAggagcttctcctcctccgccgcttgTTTGAGAGCGACGCCACTGaaccttccctttctcccgcTTTGTGGGACACCGTGCGAACGATTCGTGTTGCCCACCGTCACACTGTAGCGGCGTCGCTGACAAGTCGTCGACCCGCTGGGATGCTGTTCCAGAAAACGTACGATGTGAAAGTGAAGCCGATTTCAGTCGACAACGCAGAGACGGAGCGCTTCTTGCCTCCCGAGTTCAAAACATGGCGAAGCCCTGCTGCTACACCGCGCGGAGGTCACCCCCGAAATGGGCGACCACCGAGGCGTGTGGCGTTTGGCACCCGCCGCATCTCCAAGAACTACATCAGGAACAAACGTAAGAGGTTCTGTCCCGCTGTCTTTTGAGCAGCACACATTTACACCAACGATGTGTTGCTCACAGTTCACTTTGCCAACACACGAATGGGGACAAATTACTCCTATTTTTCCCAACGCCCCCGTCTGCCCTCTCTCGTCGTCCTTCTCGATCGTTTAGCTCTCGGGTagctgcgtcgctgcgaaGTATGGAGCAGTGGGCTGCTGTGGAGAGCATGGGGACTGCAGAACATTCGAAGAGGGTAGCGAGGAGGGGTCGAGAAGAGTGGTGCTTGATGCGCCCTCATGATCCCCGAtgagtgtatgtgtgccaGGTCTTTACGAGGGAAGGGTTTCTCGACCACTTTTTCCCTAGTACACTCTGCACCTCGTGTCACGCGGAATCTCGTGTGAacgcacgtgcgtgtgcaggctTGTGCCCCTGCGTATGTCTTGTTCACACCCGTACGCCAGCGAGTGGGTGTGATTTGCCTCCGTGCTCGTCACGTCAAGGGCGAACCTAATCGCCCTGCCGTTGCTCTCTATTTGCGCATCTTTTCTCTACAGCACGCGACGAGTGGTGCACGAACACGACAACCACCGGCGTAGTGGCCTCGTTCGTTTCTTCTGACGTGCGTCTCATTTTCTGCGtcactcttttcctctcttctccttgcgATGTCTACGGTGATGCATCACGCGCGCTGCTCATTCACCCCCCCTTCGCCGGCACGCGTCATCACCCCACCGATAAATGTCATCATTGAATCACCACACCAGAGGAGGCGCAACCCCAAGGCGCTCTATACCCGGACGCTTCTTGCCTAAGGAGCGTCAAGTCTCCCTTCGCTAGGGCGCCACGAGGGGGCACATGAACGCTGCTGAGACTTGTACAGGAGGAAAACGGCCACAGCAACTTCAGCAATGATTCATCACAGTGAGCCACCTCGCCCGTCTGTGCAAAATGCAAGCGCGCCTCAGAAAGTTCGCGTTCCTCTTTCGCGGGGGCGTCACCAGCGACACGGTCCAACCGTGCCGCCACTGGATCGCGGGGCGTACCATCTGACTCCTCTGGACCGCGCCCTCGCTACAGTAGCGGCTCCGCACTCACCAGCCCCGGCGCAGAC
This portion of the Leishmania panamensis strain MHOM/PA/94/PSC-1 chromosome 27 sequence genome encodes:
- a CDS encoding hypothetical protein (TriTrypDB/GeneDB-style sysID: LpmP.27.0310) → MRHCIRFLYVSRSGAMSGIALPPAVLGASVSSTVKLYERCLNPMTSPGDVAHLAAALLPAISRGELALHQQVQLLRILAARSIRNEDVILKCLWTVFKSPSPTDDDVSSEASNTMRCSSLSELSAHTTGAFQVMAEQRFLNDPQMTVVALGRCVELIPYASLDGLRCIYRGLRAMNHVFFSVAEVAHHSSEVTEKMTTKEFYETAGVPDEETLRHQPNLVDVLCGEVELQLRRLCDTFAQAGPGPFRVSHTLPTPIAAGPSFTPSAVRDTHEAQWFLDVLEALAVVGVLHAGTLDSLSALLSRYRTESSASFFIRALTHATRIEERVVDPLTYEESAAVRDARRHLTLYLSEEIQQVHGVHGYLRRHPQELLLLRRLFESDATEPSLSPALWDTVRTIRVAHRHTVAASLTSRRPAGMLFQKTYDVKVKPISVDNAETERFLPPEFKTWRSPAATPRGGHPRNGRPPRRVAFGTRRISKNYIRNKRKRFCPAVF